The stretch of DNA GAAGTTTTCACACGATGGTTGCCACTGTTTCAATCAACTTATTGCCTAACTGTCCATTTTATATTCAGGATGTTGTACGCTTGACCAAGGATCCAATGGCCACACCTCCAGTAACGGCCAAGAAGAAACGgaagaagcccaagaaaaaaaaatccgattcGGTGTTCATCGAACCTCAAAAAGACCAAGATTCGCCCGAAAAGAGCCAGGCTTTCGCTTATAAGGAAGCCAAGCAATCTTTAAAGAAATCCAAGTCATTGTCTTCGTTGAAAAGTTTGGTCAAGACATCGACCAGTTCCCTCGAATCTGTGGCTGAATCAGCCACTCATCTCCTCAAAAGAGGGATCAAGTTTGCTTCCTTGGACGACTTCGCCAATTACATGGGAGGTTCCAAACGCAAACGGAGCACTGATGAGGACTTGCCAGAATCATCGCCAAAGTCGAAGAAGGCCAAAACTTTGGACCCGGCGCCATTTGATCGTGAGAAGCTAAAAGTAATTCTTGATGGGGAAAGCGCGACgaagaaggaaaatgcaagcGGCCTATCTGGAGCCAAGAGCAAACTCAAATCATCAAGATTTAGATACTTGAACGAACTGTTGTACACCCAGACTGGTTCCAAGTCTTTCAAGATGTTCAAAGAGGACCCACACGCTTTCCGTGATTACCACGATGGATACATGGAACAAGCACGAAAATGGCCCGTGGATCCCTTAAAAATCATCATCACGGCAATTCTAAAGATGTAAGCCATATATAATCACGCCATACGTGAAGTTATATCCGACTGTCCGTTTTAGGTCTGGGAATCCGGTCATTGCTGACTTTGGTTGTGGTGAAGCTCGCTTGGCCAAGGCGCTTTCCACATTCGTTGTGCACTCTTTTGATCTCGTGGCCACCGATCCTTGTGTGACAGCTTGTGACATGGCCCATACACCCTTGGGATCGAACTCCGTGGACATAGCTGTGTTCTGTCTATCGCTTATGGGCACCAATCTCAAGGATTATCTGAAGGAAGCCAATCGAGTCCTTAAGACAGAGTGGGGAGTTAAATTATTTGTGATTTTAACGGCTAGAGTTTATAGAGTAATTTGTTGCTTTACAGGGCGACCTTGAAGATTGCTGAAGTGGAAAGCCGATTCACTGACACTCCTGTGGACAAGTTTGTTCATTTGGTGGAAAAGGCAGGGTTTTCGTTGAAGTGGAAGGACACTTCTCAGAAATACTTTGTTCTTatggatttcaaaaaggttGACTCGGGCAAGAAGAAGATGCCTGAACTCTCGTTGAAGCCCTGTTTCTACAAGAAGCGATAACTATCGAAATACACATGGAATCGTCGTTGAATTATCTAACATTTGTATCGAAAAATCATTGCAAATAGTTCGGAAGAAAAACCTCACAGATCGAGTTCCAAAGAGAAATCGGAATGATACATACAGTACGGTTGAACAAGCATGTCAATTCAATCCcccttttttttgcaatattatACATAACTAATAAGAATCCCAAACTGTATAAAACGAATGCCTGAAAGAGACGGAACATAATTCTTGGTTTTGCGTTTCACTCGTGGTGCTCCACTGCCTTAGGTTAGAGTGACCAAAAAGTACTCATTCTTCCTTATTTGCCCTCGGAAATATGAttccacaaaaaaaagaaatgcactTTGCTCTGATCATAGGAATTCACCTATAAAAATATGCTTATTCAGTGATCCTTTCATTTAAGGTACCGTCTTATTACCAAATCAACTTTGTGAACAGGAGCCGTGAAAAACATTGgttgttttaaaaaataatgaatcaGCCACCCTGTACCTGCTGTCGCAAGGTTTGCTTTGGTTCCAAAGCAAATGGAACAGATCCCAAGAAATCCCCTAAGAATCCTCAATTATTCCCTGCAACGTTCCAATGTGAACTGTATACATTCAGCATGACAAGAAACTGATCAATTTGTCTGGCAATACCTATTTTTCAACATGGCCGCCTCAACTCCAAAGGTATCCCCATCTCCTTCAACCTCTGGATCACCTTCAAAGTCCCATGGGAACACCCTAGATTTGGACCAGCCTCTGAATTGGGAGGTGAACCAAGAGTTTGAAACGGGTGGGATCAACATTGGCGCTGGCGAATCTTTCTCTAACCTTGCAGCCAAGACAGTTGCAAACATCAAAAGACTGCAAGAAAATGTTGGTGGGGCGGCTGCATCCCAACCAAATGGAGGTGTTTCTTCCGTGTGGGTGGGAAATTACCAGTTGCCCGCTCAATCGGAGGGGGAAAGTGCGTCTCTTGTGCAGCAAATTGCAGTGACGTCCCCGGGACATATCCATAAGGGGGCAGGGGTAGGGCCTAAATCCAAAGCTCGTTCGTCACCCCCACTGTCGCCTCTGCCTTGCATTTCTTCCACATTAACTAGCACATTCAACGCCCTCGTCACCATTGACCCCAATTGGCAGTCGAACAAGAAAAGTCTTAGAGAGAGAAATGCGGTCATGTGCAATAACGCCCTAATGGCGGATACTTACTTCAACATAGGTGGAGAGTTCGGTGCGCCCAAAAAGTTTCCTGCCCACAAGTATATTCTGGCTACGGGCAGTTCTGTGTTCTATGCCATGTTCTTCGGAGGGTTGGCCGATGATAAGGATGTGATTGAAGTACCGGATGTGGAGCCAGTGGCGTTTCACGCCATGTTGAAATATTTATATTGTGATGAGATTGCGCTGGAGAACGATAACGTCCTTGCTACGCTATATTGCGCCAAAAAGTATATAGTGCCCCATCTGGCGCAAGAGTGCATCAAATTCTTGGAGAACAGCCTCACTGCTAAAAATGCTTGTGTGCTGTTATCCCAGTCTCGACTTTTTGAAGAGCCCGCTCTGATGGAGAGAAGTTGGGAGGTCATTGATGCTCAAGCAGCCTTGGCTCTTTTGTCAGAGTCTTTCACCGATATTGATTTCGAGACACTCAAAGTAATACTACTCAGGGAAACTCTCAACTGCAAAGAAACTGTCATTTTCCATGCCGCGTTAAATTGGGCAAAGGCTGAAGCATCGCGACGAAACGTTCCGGACACTCCTGAAAAACTGCGAGAGATTTTGGGATCCACCTTGAACATGATCCGCTTTCCCGCGATGTCTGTCCAGGATTTCGCCGATGAGGTTGTATATTCCAAAATTATGACACTTGAAGAGACTACGGACCTTTTCCTACATTTCACCGCCACAAGATCCAAACCGAATGCcacaaaatttccaatttgtccAAGGATAGGACTTCAAAAGCAGGTGTGTCACCGCTTTCAATCCTCAGCTTACCGAAGCAATCAATGGCGATATCGAGGACGATGTGACTCCATCCAGTTCTGCGTGGATAGACGAATCTTTATTGTTGGGTTCGGCCTTTTTGGATCGTCCAATGGTTCTTCAGATTACACGGCCAAGATCGAATTGAAGGCCAGTCTCGGAGGCCGCTCCGTGGCCTCTAACACGTGCAAATTCTTCTCAGATGGTTCTAGTAACAcatttcaagtatttttcaaCCAACCCGTCCAAGTTGAGGCTGACCGATTCTACACAGCGTCAGTCGTTCTGGATGGAGCAGAACTCTCTTACTTTGGACAAGAAGGGATGAGCGAATTCCAAGCCGGATCCgtgacatttcaatttcaatgttcTTCAGAGAGCACAAATGGCACTGGTGTTCAAGGAGGACAGATTCCCGAATTGCTCTTTTATGGCCCAAGTGGCAACAACCTTCAAATAGCACCCAGTTCTGCTTCTTAACTCACCCACCACTTTATGCATGTCTGAATATCAGTGAACTAGTTCTAAAGCGTATCTTTATTTGTTAAATCTTTACCCATGTTTCCTATGCTATCATAAGAGTAGATACATagaaaaatgatgcaaaaatgaataaagacTGTTGTAAAGGTTATTCAATGGAATTCAATCCAAAGATTGAGTCAGCTAGTATGAACGCGCGAGACCAAATTAGCCGATCTTCCTTCCTCCCGCACTTTTTCGGCTGAAGTCTACCATTTGTTTCTGTTCTGTCGCAGGGTTCGTTTTTCATACTATTACAATGAACCCGTATATGCATCCGAGCACCTTTTTCTGCTCTAATAGATCGTGTGCTGTGAAAGATCGATAAACTCTCTAATCACAatgaaaaaacatgatttcagTTTAATC from Tigriopus californicus strain San Diego chromosome 3, Tcal_SD_v2.1, whole genome shotgun sequence encodes:
- the LOC131878502 gene encoding uncharacterized protein LOC131878502, which codes for MFSIPSWDGEATEDVVRLTKDPMATPPVTAKKKRKKPKKKKSDSVFIEPQKDQDSPEKSQAFAYKEAKQSLKKSKSLSSLKSLVKTSTSSLESVAESATHLLKRGIKFASLDDFANYMGGSKRKRSTDEDLPESSPKSKKAKTLDPAPFDREKLKVILDGESATKKENASGLSGAKSKLKSSRFRYLNELLYTQTGSKSFKMFKEDPHAFRDYHDGYMEQARKWPVDPLKIIITAILKMSGNPVIADFGCGEARLAKALSTFVVHSFDLVATDPCVTACDMAHTPLGSNSVDIAVFCLSLMGTNLKDYLKEANRVLKTEATLKIAEVESRFTDTPVDKFVHLVEKAGFSLKWKDTSQKYFVLMDFKKVDSGKKKMPELSLKPCFYKKR
- the LOC131878498 gene encoding BTB/POZ domain-containing protein 6-B-like, giving the protein MAASTPKVSPSPSTSGSPSKSHGNTLDLDQPLNWEVNQEFETGGINIGAGESFSNLAAKTVANIKRLQENVGGAAASQPNGGVSSVWVGNYQLPAQSEGESASLVQQIAVTSPGHIHKGAGVGPKSKARSSPPLSPLPCISSTLTSTFNALVTIDPNWQSNKKSLRERNAVMCNNALMADTYFNIGGEFGAPKKFPAHKYILATGSSVFYAMFFGGLADDKDVIEVPDVEPVAFHAMLKYLYCDEIALENDNVLATLYCAKKYIVPHLAQECIKFLENSLTAKNACVLLSQSRLFEEPALMERSWEVIDAQAALALLSESFTDIDFETLKVILLRETLNCKETVIFHAALNWAKAEASRRNVPDTPEKLREILGSTLNMIRFPAMSVQDFADEVVYSKIMTLEETTDLFLHFTATRSKPNATKFPICPRIGLQKQVCHRFQSSAYRSNQWRYRGRCDSIQFCVDRRIFIVGFGLFGSSNGSSDYTAKIELKASLGGRSVASNTCKFFSDGSSNTFQVFFNQPVQVEADRFYTASVVLDGAELSYFGQEGMSEFQAGSVTFQFQCSSESTNGTGVQGGQIPELLFYGPSGNNLQIAPSSAS